Proteins from a genomic interval of Medicago truncatula cultivar Jemalong A17 chromosome 3, MtrunA17r5.0-ANR, whole genome shotgun sequence:
- the LOC25489854 gene encoding adenine/guanine permease AZG1 has product MEMEGQTQPQRPPLPAHQAHTKPISRFNSYVAKTRVGKYFKLSQRNSTFTTELRAGTATFLTMAYILAVNASILTDSGGTCSVSDCVPLCSNPSISTSNCTGPSFHLIQPDISCKFAPVNPGYAACLDKTRKDLIVATVASSLIGCFIMGAFANLPLGLAPGMGSNAYFAYTVVGFHGSGTISYQSALAAVFIEGMFFLLISSVGLRAKLAKLVPKPVRISSSAGIGLFLAFIGLQNNQGIGLVGYSSSTLVTLGGCPSSSRASLAPVITALNGTVSLLPGGTVSGDIFCLRDRMESPTLWLGLVGFIIIAYCLVKNVKGAMIYGIVFVTAISWFRNTKVTAFPNSAAGDSAHEYFKKVVDIHTIKSTAGALSFNSIGKGYFWEAVVTFLYVDILDTTGTLYSMARFAGFTDENGDFEGQYFAFMSDATSIVVGSLLGTSPVTAFIESSTGIREGGRTGITALTVAGYFFMALFFTPLLASIPAWAVGPPLILVGVLMMRSVVEIDWEDMRQAIPAFVTMILMPLTYSIAYGLIGGIGTYIVLNIWDWGFEILGHYGFVTKTPKEHDSTNNSHSSQVNGVVQLQNQHSSQNPNAKALQLEVL; this is encoded by the coding sequence ATGGAGATGGAGGGTCAAACTCAACCTCAAAGGCCCCCACTTCCAGCCCACCAAGCCCACACAAAACCCATCTCTCGTTTCAACTCCTATGTGGCGAAAACTAGAgtaggaaaatattttaaactctcCCAACGTAACTCCACTTTCACCACTGAACTCCGTGCCGGAACCGCCACTTTCCTCACCATGGCTTACATCCTCGCCGTCAACGCCTCCATTCTAACTGATTCCGGCGGCACATGCTCTGTTTCCGATTGTGTTCCTCTCTGTTCAAACCCATCCATCTCTACCTCAAACTGTACCGGCCCATCATTTCATCTCATTCAGCCTGATATCTCATGCAAATTTGCCCCTGTTAACCCGGGCTACGCCGCTTGTCTTGATAAAACCCGAAAAGACTTGATCGTCGCAACCGTGGCTTCTTCCCTCATTGGTTGCTTCATCATGGGTGCTTTTGCTAATCTCCCATTAGGCCTTGCTCCAGGTATGGGCTCAAACGCTTACTTCGCTTACACCGTCGTGGGCTTTCACGGTTCCGGCACTATCTCCTACCAAAGCGCACTCGCAGCAGTTTTCATTGAAGGAATGTTCTTCTTACTCATTTCATCAGTCGGTCTACGAGCAAAACTCGCTAAACTCGTTCCAAAGCCCGTTAGAATAAGCTCCTCCGCTGGTATCGGCCTTTTTCTCGCTTTCATCGGGCTTCAAAACAATCAAGGAATCGGGCTCGTCGGATATAGCTCATCCACTTTAGTCACACTCGGTGGCTGCCCAAGCTCATCACGGGCTTCTTTAGCTCCGGTTATAACTGCCCTTAACGGAACCGTTAGTTTACTCCCAGGTGGAACGGTTTCTGGTGATATATTTTGTCTCCGTGATAGAATGGAAAGCCCAACACTCTGGTTGGGCCTGGTGGGCTTTATTATAATCGCGTATTGTTTAGTAAAAAACGTGAAAGGAGCAATGATATACGGAATCGTTTTCGTAACAGCAATTTCGTGGTTTCGAAACACGAAAGTAACGGCGTTTCCTAACAGCGCCGCCGGTGATTCAGCTCACGAGTATTTCAAGAAGGTGGTAGATATACACACAATAAAATCCACAGCAGGCGCTTTAAGTTTTAACAGCATAGGTAAAGGGTATTTTTGGGAAGCTGTGGTAACATTTTTATACGTGGACATTTTAGACACGACAGGAACGTTGTATTCTATGGCAAGGTTCGCAGGTTTCACCGACGAAAACGGAGATTTTGAGGGACAATACTTTGCGTTTATGTCGGATGCCACGTCGATTGTTGTGGGGTCGTTGTTAGGAACTTCACCGGTAACGGCGTTTATTGAGTCTTCAACGGGGATAAGAGAAGGTGGAAGAACGGGGATAACGGCGTTGACGGTGGCTGGTTATTTTTTCATGGCGTTGTTTTTTACACCGTTGTTGGCTTCGATTCCGGCTTGGGCTGTGGGACCACCATTGATTTTAGTGGGAGTTTTGATGATGAGATCAGTGGTGGAGATTGATTGGGAAGATATGAGACAAGCAATACCTGCGTTTGTGACAATGATACTTATGCCTTTGACGTATTCTATTGCATATGGGCTTATTGGTGGGATTGGTACTTACATTGTGTTGAATATTTGGGATTGGGGGTTTGAGATTTTGGGGCACTATGGGTTCGTTACAAAAACACCAAAGGAGCATGATAGTACTAATAATTCTCATTCTTCTCAAGTCAATGGGGTTgttcaacttcaaaatcaacattctTCGCAAAATCCAAATGCTAAAGCACTACAACTAGAAGTACTTTAG
- the LOC25489853 gene encoding phosphoglucan phosphatase LSF2, chloroplastic, whose protein sequence is MESVSNIGFSSTLRTSLYTKLLSKQRKQKSPCSFMIPLNYSIRMNKICCTLSESGIEENPTSKRVSKSNDLMEEYNIAMKKMMRNPYEYHHDLGMNYTVITDNLIVGSQPQKPEDVDHLKKEEGVAYILNLQQDKDAEFWGIDLQSIVKKCRELEIRHMRRPAVDFDPNSLRSALPKAVSSLEWAISEGKGRVYVHCTAGLGRAPAVTIAYLFWFCDMNLNEAYDMLTSKRPCGPNKRAIQGATYDLAKNDPWKEPFESLPDHAFGDIADWERNLIQNRVRALRGT, encoded by the exons ATGGAAAGTGTAAGTAACATTGGTTTCTCTTCAACATTGAGAACTTCTTTGTACACAAAACTACTTTCAAAGCAGAGGAAACAAAAATCGCCATGCAGTTTTATGATTCCTCTCAACTACTCTATTAGGATGAACAAAATTTGCTGTACACTATCAGAAAGTGGGATTGAAGAGAATCCTACCAGCAAAAGGGTATCTAAATCTAATGATTTGATGGAAGAATACAATATAGCTATGAAAAAGATGATGAGGAACCCTTATGAGTATCATCACGATCTGG GTATGAATTATACAGTTATAACTGACAATTTGATTGTGGGGTCCCAACCACAGAAACCTGAAGATGTAGATCACCTTAAGAAGGAAGAAGGTGTGGCATATATTCTAAACTTGCAACAGGATAAGGATGCTGAGTTTTGGGGAATAGACTTGCAGTCAATAGTAAAAAAGTGTCGCGAACTTGAAATTAGACACATGAGGAGACCT GCAGTAGACTTTGATCCAAACTCTTTGCGAAGTGCACTACCTAAAGCAGTGTCATCCTTAGAATGGGCAATTTCTGAGGGAAAAGGAAGAGTTTATGTGCATTGTACTGCAGGACTTGGAAGAGCTCCAGCAGTGACAATTGCTTATTTGTTCTGGTTTTGTGACATGAAT CTAAATGAAGCCTATGATATGCTAACTTCAAAGAGACCTTGTGGACCAAATAAAAGAGCAATACAAGGAGCAACTTATGATTTGGCTAAAAATGATCCATGGAAGGAGCCATTTGAGAGTCTTCCAGACCATGCTTTTGGGGATATAGCAGATTGGGAGAGGAACCTGATTCAAAACCGTGTCCGTGCTCTTCGTGGAACCTGA